A genomic segment from Carassius auratus strain Wakin chromosome 25, ASM336829v1, whole genome shotgun sequence encodes:
- the LOC113043694 gene encoding A-kinase anchor protein 13-like isoform X3, with the protein MCLCRQTFNLICHTFRPVHSLATLHQGCLRCVVGFYRRGRSLKIKNTGGLVEEKEKDKNKERERDAKDKEKRASNGHLFTAVMAVPTIPCQQCNKSINTRDAFLCTSCNAQVHKGCRESLPVCAKVKMKQQKQQQTVPDSASTPGVTLRSKTLPARDRPWSAISIPDDQPAPLAPPRKSPSSVMSFNSNPLSKSMSINNIAGPMEDTPLKNLKFLSQSTDSLHKTCKVSESTESLTDEGTEMMDSQLMGEFEADVKDLEADSWSFTVDKKFLKPLKKDVIKRQDVIYELIQTEMHHVRTLKIMADVYSKGLLREVQLEAQTVEKMFPMLDDVLDLHTQFFSQLLERKKESGSHEEGGFVIRRIGDVLVSQFSGSSAERMKKVYGKFCSRHNEAVNFYKELHTKDKRFQAFIKKKMSSPVVRRLSIPECILLVTQRITKYPVLLQRILQHTNENEEDHADVTQGLKLVKEVIAAVDNKVNEHEKKKKLKEVYSRTDSKSIMRMKSGQMFAREDLLRGQKLIHDGQLQLKNSAGRLKDVQALLLRDVIVFLQEKDQKYIFASLDQRSTVISLQKLIVREVANEEKGLFLITAGIEKPEMVEVYTSSKEERNTWMQLIQEAMQSILSISSREGDDDEGVPSENEEDRRLQEIKVKELRDQLHKRDEQILTLLEEKVKLFRDMCDCGLPDETILRNRMLFRATPDDITKGEPIMKEALKEVETLQVLVNDSLGAAVQDGVCAAGPVTLPRRAETFGGFDSHQMNISKSKDGDREETEDSAELRRTESDSVLKKASNANPLLLLKRNNEVLQSVAQLHDLLNTLQAVVIQQDTFIEDQRHALSERPLPSSRHPSVSSLNSISSSSSSRPSSLIEQEKQRSLEKQRQEVASLQKQQAAHAEERRRREKEWEVRERELAQRESQLQTQEDETQRRWKELEEDKQDLQSKKEEYQRDLARLRDSQKRLEREREQVQREAEQIRQMEELRKNRTPSSMSEDSSKFQSTDSLEPDPSEVELSSSPSARDFLSRMDSKRKGKNLNPFSSNSSQKGQNSEAQSQIPSRLLQLAKSKEKKDKKKKKGKGQQSQAADSPSTVVPGSTPDGEIFFC; encoded by the exons gtTGCAATGCACAGGTACACAAAGGCTGCAGAGAGAGTCTTCCTGTTTGTGCCAAGGTCAAAATGAAG CAGCAAAAACAGCAGCAGACCGTTCCAGATTCTGCTTCAACGCCTGGTGTCACGCTTAGAAGTAAAA CCCTGCCTGCACGGGATCGTCCGTGGTCTGCGATCTCCATTCCTGATGATCAACCCGCCCCTCTCGCCCCTCCTCGGAAAAGCCCCAGCAGTGTCATGTCTTTCAACAGTAACCCGCTGTCCAAGAGCATGTCCATTAATAACATTGCAGG ACCAATGGAAGACACTCCTCTAAAGAATCTGAAGTTTCTGTCCCAATCGACCGACTCTCTTCACAAGACCTGTAAAGTCAGTGAGTCCACAGAATCTCTTACTGATGAGG GTACAGAGATGATGGACAGTCAGTTGATGGGAGAGTTTGAAGCTGATGTCAAAGATCTGGAAGCAGATTCATGGAGTTTTACGGTGGACAAGAAATTCCTGAAACCACTTAAAAAGGATGTGATCAAGAGGCAAGATGTCATCTATG AACTCATCCAGACAGAAATGCACCATGTGAGGACCTTGAAGATCATGGCTGATGTTTACAGTAAAGGGCTACTTAGAGAGGTTCAACTGGAGGCCCAGACTGTAGAGAAGATGTTCCCCATGTTAGATGACGTTCTGGACTTGCACACACAGTTCTTCTCACAGCTTCTCGAAAGGAAGAAAGAGTCAGGCAGCCATGAAGAGGGTGGCTTTGTTATCCGAAGGATTGGTGATGTGCTGGTCTCTCAG TTCTCAGGTTCCAGTGCCGAAAGAATGAAGAAGGTCTATGGGAAGTTCTGCAGCAGACACAATGAAGCTGTGAACTTCTACAAGGAGCTTCACACCAAAGACAAACGTTTTCAAGCCTTCATTAAG AAAAAGATGAGCAGCCCAGTTGTCCGACGGCTAAGCATTCCTGAGTGTATATTGTTAGTCACACAACGAATAACAAAGTATCCTGTCTTACTACAGAGAATACTGCAGCACACGAATG AAAATGAAGAAGACCATGCAGATGTAACCCAGGGTCTGAAGTTGGTGAAGGAAGTGATTGCTGCCGTGGACAATAAAGTGAATGAGCATGAGAAGAAAAAGAAGCTAAAGGAAGTGTACAGCAGGACAGACAGCAAGTCTATTATGAGGATGAAAAGCGGGCAGATGTTTGCCAGGGAGGATCTGTTACGTGGGCAGAAGTTAATTCACGATGGGCAACTGCAGCTCAAGAATTCTGCGGGCAGACTCAAGG ATGTCCAGGCTTTGCTGCTGAGGGACGTGATTGTGTTCCTTCAGGAGAAAGACCAGAAATATATTTTCGCATCCTTg GACCAGCGCTCCACTGTCATCTCCCTGCAGAAACTCATTGTGAGGGAAGTAGCCAATGAGGAGAAAGGATTGTTCCTGATAACGGCAGGCATTGAGAAGCCTGAGATGGTAGAAGTATACACCAGCTCCAAGGAGGAGAGGAACACATGGATGCAGCTCATTCAGGAGGCCATGCAGTCAAT ACTCTCGATTTCCTCCAGGGagggtgatgatgatgaaggtgtgCCTAGTGAAAACGAAGAGGACAGAAGACTTCAAGAAATCAAAGTAAAGGAGTTGAGAG ATCAGCTGCATAAGAGGGATGAGCAGATCTTGACATTACTGGAGGAGAAAGTGAAGTTGTTCAGGGACATGTGTGACTGTGGCTTACCAGACGAGACCATCCTTCGCAACCGAATGCTCTTCAGGGCCACACCCGATGACATCACCAAAGGAGAGCCAATCATGAAAGAGGCTCTGAAGGAAG ttgAGACATTGCAGGTTCTGGTAAATGACAGTCTAGGAGCAGCGGTGCAGGATGGCGTATGTGCGGCGGGGCCCGTGACTTTGCCACGACGGGCGGAAACCTTCGGAGGCTTTGATAGTCACCAGATGAACATCTCAAAGAGTAAAG ATGGAGACAGAGAGGAGACGGAAGACTCGGCAGAGCTCCGCAGGACTGAGTCAGACAGCGTTCTAAAGAAG GCCAGCAACGCCAATCCCCTGCTACTCCTCAAGAGGAACAACGAG GTTCTTCAGAGCGTCGCTCAGCTCCATGACCTGCTGAACACGTTACAG GCTGTTGTCATCCAGCAAGACACATTCATCGAGGACCAACGGCATGCCCTCAGCGAACGCCCCCTTCCCTCTTCACGCCACCCATCCGTCTCATCCCTTAACTCcatctcttcctcctcctcatcacgGCCCAGCTCACTTATTGAGCAGGAGAAACAGCGGAGCCTGGAGAAGCAGCGGCAAGAAGTGGCCAGCCTTCAAAAGCAGCAGGCCGCCCACGCCGAGGAGAGGAGGCGCAGGGAAAAAGAGTGGGAAGTGCGGGAACGGGAACTGGCCCAGAGGGAATCGCAGCTGCAGACCCAAGAGGACGAAACACAGAGAAGATGGAAGGAGCTGGAAGAGGACAAGCAAGACCTGCAGAGTAAAAAAGAAGAGTATCAGAGAGACCTGGCGCGGCTCAGAGACAGCCAGAAGAGActagagagagaacgagagcaAGTTCAGAGAGAGGCAGAGCAGATCAGACAAATGGAG GAGTTAAGGAAGAACCGGACCCCTTCCAGCATGTCTGAGGACTCTTCAAAGTTCCAGAGCACGGATTCATTGGAGCCCGACCCCTCAGAGGTGGAACTCTCCTCGTCTCCGTCTGCCAGAGACTTCCTGTCCCGCATGGACTCCAAACGCAAAGGGAAGAACCTCAATCCATTCTCCTCCAATTCAAGCCAGAAAGGCCAGAACAGCGAGGCGCAGAGCCAGATCCCCAGCCGCTTGCTACAGCTGGCCAAATCCAAGGAGAAGAaggacaagaagaagaagaagggaaAGGGGCAGCAGAGCCAGGCTGCAG ATTCTCCGAGCACTGTGGTTCCAGGCTCTACCCCGGACGGAGAGATCTTTTTCTGCTGA
- the LOC113043694 gene encoding A-kinase anchor protein 13-like isoform X7 — MCLCRQTFNLICHTFRPVHSLATLHQGCLRCVVGFYRRGRSLKIKNTGGLVEEKEKDKNKERERDAKDKEKRASNGHLFTAVMAVPTIPCQQCNKSINTRDAFLCTSCNAQVHKGCRESLPVCAKVKMKQQKQQQTVPDSASTPGVTLRSKTLPARDRPWSAISIPDDQPAPLAPPRKSPSSVMSFNSNPLSKSMSINNIAGPMEDTPLKNLKFLSQSTDSLHKTCKVSESTESLTDEGTEMMDSQLMGEFEADVKDLEADSWSFTVDKKFLKPLKKDVIKRQDVIYELIQTEMHHVRTLKIMADVYSKGLLREVQLEAQTVEKMFPMLDDVLDLHTQFFSQLLERKKESGSHEEGGFVIRRIGDVLVSQFSGSSAERMKKVYGKFCSRHNEAVNFYKELHTKDKRFQAFIKKKMSSPVVRRLSIPECILLVTQRITKYPVLLQRILQHTNENEEDHADVTQGLKLVKEVIAAVDNKVNEHEKKKKLKEVYSRTDSKSIMRMKSGQMFAREDLLRGQKLIHDGQLQLKNSAGRLKDVQALLLRDVIVFLQEKDQKYIFASLDQRSTVISLQKLIVREVANEEKGLFLITAGIEKPEMVEVYTSSKEERNTWMQLIQEAMQSMEGDDDEGVPSENEEDRRLQEIKVKELRDQLHKRDEQILTLLEEKVKLFRDMCDCGLPDETILRNRMLFRATPDDITKGEPIMKEALKEVETLQVLVNDSLGAAVQDGVCAAGPVTLPRRAETFGGFDSHQMNISKSKDGDREETEDSAELRRTESDSVLKKASNANPLLLLKRNNEQVLQSVAQLHDLLNTLQAVVIQQDTFIEDQRHALSERPLPSSRHPSVSSLNSISSSSSSRPSSLIEQEKQRSLEKQRQEVASLQKQQAAHAEERRRREKEWEVRERELAQRESQLQTQEDETQRRWKELEEDKQDLQSKKEEYQRDLARLRDSQKRLEREREQVQREAEQIRQMEELRKNRTPSSMSEDSSKFQSTDSLEPDPSEVELSSSPSARDFLSRMDSKRKGKNLNPFSSNSSQKGQNSEAQSQIPSRLLQLAKSKEKKDKKKKKGKGQQSQAADSPSTVVPGSTPDGEIFFC, encoded by the exons gtTGCAATGCACAGGTACACAAAGGCTGCAGAGAGAGTCTTCCTGTTTGTGCCAAGGTCAAAATGAAG CAGCAAAAACAGCAGCAGACCGTTCCAGATTCTGCTTCAACGCCTGGTGTCACGCTTAGAAGTAAAA CCCTGCCTGCACGGGATCGTCCGTGGTCTGCGATCTCCATTCCTGATGATCAACCCGCCCCTCTCGCCCCTCCTCGGAAAAGCCCCAGCAGTGTCATGTCTTTCAACAGTAACCCGCTGTCCAAGAGCATGTCCATTAATAACATTGCAGG ACCAATGGAAGACACTCCTCTAAAGAATCTGAAGTTTCTGTCCCAATCGACCGACTCTCTTCACAAGACCTGTAAAGTCAGTGAGTCCACAGAATCTCTTACTGATGAGG GTACAGAGATGATGGACAGTCAGTTGATGGGAGAGTTTGAAGCTGATGTCAAAGATCTGGAAGCAGATTCATGGAGTTTTACGGTGGACAAGAAATTCCTGAAACCACTTAAAAAGGATGTGATCAAGAGGCAAGATGTCATCTATG AACTCATCCAGACAGAAATGCACCATGTGAGGACCTTGAAGATCATGGCTGATGTTTACAGTAAAGGGCTACTTAGAGAGGTTCAACTGGAGGCCCAGACTGTAGAGAAGATGTTCCCCATGTTAGATGACGTTCTGGACTTGCACACACAGTTCTTCTCACAGCTTCTCGAAAGGAAGAAAGAGTCAGGCAGCCATGAAGAGGGTGGCTTTGTTATCCGAAGGATTGGTGATGTGCTGGTCTCTCAG TTCTCAGGTTCCAGTGCCGAAAGAATGAAGAAGGTCTATGGGAAGTTCTGCAGCAGACACAATGAAGCTGTGAACTTCTACAAGGAGCTTCACACCAAAGACAAACGTTTTCAAGCCTTCATTAAG AAAAAGATGAGCAGCCCAGTTGTCCGACGGCTAAGCATTCCTGAGTGTATATTGTTAGTCACACAACGAATAACAAAGTATCCTGTCTTACTACAGAGAATACTGCAGCACACGAATG AAAATGAAGAAGACCATGCAGATGTAACCCAGGGTCTGAAGTTGGTGAAGGAAGTGATTGCTGCCGTGGACAATAAAGTGAATGAGCATGAGAAGAAAAAGAAGCTAAAGGAAGTGTACAGCAGGACAGACAGCAAGTCTATTATGAGGATGAAAAGCGGGCAGATGTTTGCCAGGGAGGATCTGTTACGTGGGCAGAAGTTAATTCACGATGGGCAACTGCAGCTCAAGAATTCTGCGGGCAGACTCAAGG ATGTCCAGGCTTTGCTGCTGAGGGACGTGATTGTGTTCCTTCAGGAGAAAGACCAGAAATATATTTTCGCATCCTTg GACCAGCGCTCCACTGTCATCTCCCTGCAGAAACTCATTGTGAGGGAAGTAGCCAATGAGGAGAAAGGATTGTTCCTGATAACGGCAGGCATTGAGAAGCCTGAGATGGTAGAAGTATACACCAGCTCCAAGGAGGAGAGGAACACATGGATGCAGCTCATTCAGGAGGCCATGCAGTCAAT GGagggtgatgatgatgaaggtgtgCCTAGTGAAAACGAAGAGGACAGAAGACTTCAAGAAATCAAAGTAAAGGAGTTGAGAG ATCAGCTGCATAAGAGGGATGAGCAGATCTTGACATTACTGGAGGAGAAAGTGAAGTTGTTCAGGGACATGTGTGACTGTGGCTTACCAGACGAGACCATCCTTCGCAACCGAATGCTCTTCAGGGCCACACCCGATGACATCACCAAAGGAGAGCCAATCATGAAAGAGGCTCTGAAGGAAG ttgAGACATTGCAGGTTCTGGTAAATGACAGTCTAGGAGCAGCGGTGCAGGATGGCGTATGTGCGGCGGGGCCCGTGACTTTGCCACGACGGGCGGAAACCTTCGGAGGCTTTGATAGTCACCAGATGAACATCTCAAAGAGTAAAG ATGGAGACAGAGAGGAGACGGAAGACTCGGCAGAGCTCCGCAGGACTGAGTCAGACAGCGTTCTAAAGAAG GCCAGCAACGCCAATCCCCTGCTACTCCTCAAGAGGAACAACGAG CAGGTTCTTCAGAGCGTCGCTCAGCTCCATGACCTGCTGAACACGTTACAG GCTGTTGTCATCCAGCAAGACACATTCATCGAGGACCAACGGCATGCCCTCAGCGAACGCCCCCTTCCCTCTTCACGCCACCCATCCGTCTCATCCCTTAACTCcatctcttcctcctcctcatcacgGCCCAGCTCACTTATTGAGCAGGAGAAACAGCGGAGCCTGGAGAAGCAGCGGCAAGAAGTGGCCAGCCTTCAAAAGCAGCAGGCCGCCCACGCCGAGGAGAGGAGGCGCAGGGAAAAAGAGTGGGAAGTGCGGGAACGGGAACTGGCCCAGAGGGAATCGCAGCTGCAGACCCAAGAGGACGAAACACAGAGAAGATGGAAGGAGCTGGAAGAGGACAAGCAAGACCTGCAGAGTAAAAAAGAAGAGTATCAGAGAGACCTGGCGCGGCTCAGAGACAGCCAGAAGAGActagagagagaacgagagcaAGTTCAGAGAGAGGCAGAGCAGATCAGACAAATGGAG GAGTTAAGGAAGAACCGGACCCCTTCCAGCATGTCTGAGGACTCTTCAAAGTTCCAGAGCACGGATTCATTGGAGCCCGACCCCTCAGAGGTGGAACTCTCCTCGTCTCCGTCTGCCAGAGACTTCCTGTCCCGCATGGACTCCAAACGCAAAGGGAAGAACCTCAATCCATTCTCCTCCAATTCAAGCCAGAAAGGCCAGAACAGCGAGGCGCAGAGCCAGATCCCCAGCCGCTTGCTACAGCTGGCCAAATCCAAGGAGAAGAaggacaagaagaagaagaagggaaAGGGGCAGCAGAGCCAGGCTGCAG ATTCTCCGAGCACTGTGGTTCCAGGCTCTACCCCGGACGGAGAGATCTTTTTCTGCTGA
- the LOC113043694 gene encoding A-kinase anchor protein 13-like isoform X1: MCLCRQTFNLICHTFRPVHSLATLHQGCLRCVVGFYRRGRSLKIKNTGGLVEEKEKDKNKERERDAKDKEKRASNGHLFTAVMAVPTIPCQQCNKSINTRDAFLCTSCNAQVHKGCRESLPVCAKVKMKQQKQQQTVPDSASTPGVTLRSKTLPARDRPWSAISIPDDQPAPLAPPRKSPSSVMSFNSNPLSKSMSINNIAGPMEDTPLKNLKFLSQSTDSLHKTCKVSESTESLTDEGTEMMDSQLMGEFEADVKDLEADSWSFTVDKKFLKPLKKDVIKRQDVIYELIQTEMHHVRTLKIMADVYSKGLLREVQLEAQTVEKMFPMLDDVLDLHTQFFSQLLERKKESGSHEEGGFVIRRIGDVLVSQFSGSSAERMKKVYGKFCSRHNEAVNFYKELHTKDKRFQAFIKKKMSSPVVRRLSIPECILLVTQRITKYPVLLQRILQHTNENEEDHADVTQGLKLVKEVIAAVDNKVNEHEKKKKLKEVYSRTDSKSIMRMKSGQMFAREDLLRGQKLIHDGQLQLKNSAGRLKDVQALLLRDVIVFLQEKDQKYIFASLDQRSTVISLQKLIVREVANEEKGLFLITAGIEKPEMVEVYTSSKEERNTWMQLIQEAMQSILSISSREGDDDEGVPSENEEDRRLQEIKVKELRDQLHKRDEQILTLLEEKVKLFRDMCDCGLPDETILRNRMLFRATPDDITKGEPIMKEALKEVETLQVLVNDSLGAAVQDGVCAAGPVTLPRRAETFGGFDSHQMNISKSKDGDREETEDSAELRRTESDSVLKKASNANPLLLLKRNNEQVLQSVAQLHDLLNTLQAVVIQQDTFIEDQRHALSERPLPSSRHPSVSSLNSISSSSSSRPSSLIEQEKQRSLEKQRQEVASLQKQQAAHAEERRRREKEWEVRERELAQRESQLQTQEDETQRRWKELEEDKQDLQSKKEEYQRDLARLRDSQKRLEREREQVQREAEQIRQMEELRKNRTPSSMSEDSSKFQSTDSLEPDPSEVELSSSPSARDFLSRMDSKRKGKNLNPFSSNSSQKGQNSEAQSQIPSRLLQLAKSKEKKDKKKKKGKGQQSQAADSPSTVVPGSTPDGEIFFC; the protein is encoded by the exons gtTGCAATGCACAGGTACACAAAGGCTGCAGAGAGAGTCTTCCTGTTTGTGCCAAGGTCAAAATGAAG CAGCAAAAACAGCAGCAGACCGTTCCAGATTCTGCTTCAACGCCTGGTGTCACGCTTAGAAGTAAAA CCCTGCCTGCACGGGATCGTCCGTGGTCTGCGATCTCCATTCCTGATGATCAACCCGCCCCTCTCGCCCCTCCTCGGAAAAGCCCCAGCAGTGTCATGTCTTTCAACAGTAACCCGCTGTCCAAGAGCATGTCCATTAATAACATTGCAGG ACCAATGGAAGACACTCCTCTAAAGAATCTGAAGTTTCTGTCCCAATCGACCGACTCTCTTCACAAGACCTGTAAAGTCAGTGAGTCCACAGAATCTCTTACTGATGAGG GTACAGAGATGATGGACAGTCAGTTGATGGGAGAGTTTGAAGCTGATGTCAAAGATCTGGAAGCAGATTCATGGAGTTTTACGGTGGACAAGAAATTCCTGAAACCACTTAAAAAGGATGTGATCAAGAGGCAAGATGTCATCTATG AACTCATCCAGACAGAAATGCACCATGTGAGGACCTTGAAGATCATGGCTGATGTTTACAGTAAAGGGCTACTTAGAGAGGTTCAACTGGAGGCCCAGACTGTAGAGAAGATGTTCCCCATGTTAGATGACGTTCTGGACTTGCACACACAGTTCTTCTCACAGCTTCTCGAAAGGAAGAAAGAGTCAGGCAGCCATGAAGAGGGTGGCTTTGTTATCCGAAGGATTGGTGATGTGCTGGTCTCTCAG TTCTCAGGTTCCAGTGCCGAAAGAATGAAGAAGGTCTATGGGAAGTTCTGCAGCAGACACAATGAAGCTGTGAACTTCTACAAGGAGCTTCACACCAAAGACAAACGTTTTCAAGCCTTCATTAAG AAAAAGATGAGCAGCCCAGTTGTCCGACGGCTAAGCATTCCTGAGTGTATATTGTTAGTCACACAACGAATAACAAAGTATCCTGTCTTACTACAGAGAATACTGCAGCACACGAATG AAAATGAAGAAGACCATGCAGATGTAACCCAGGGTCTGAAGTTGGTGAAGGAAGTGATTGCTGCCGTGGACAATAAAGTGAATGAGCATGAGAAGAAAAAGAAGCTAAAGGAAGTGTACAGCAGGACAGACAGCAAGTCTATTATGAGGATGAAAAGCGGGCAGATGTTTGCCAGGGAGGATCTGTTACGTGGGCAGAAGTTAATTCACGATGGGCAACTGCAGCTCAAGAATTCTGCGGGCAGACTCAAGG ATGTCCAGGCTTTGCTGCTGAGGGACGTGATTGTGTTCCTTCAGGAGAAAGACCAGAAATATATTTTCGCATCCTTg GACCAGCGCTCCACTGTCATCTCCCTGCAGAAACTCATTGTGAGGGAAGTAGCCAATGAGGAGAAAGGATTGTTCCTGATAACGGCAGGCATTGAGAAGCCTGAGATGGTAGAAGTATACACCAGCTCCAAGGAGGAGAGGAACACATGGATGCAGCTCATTCAGGAGGCCATGCAGTCAAT ACTCTCGATTTCCTCCAGGGagggtgatgatgatgaaggtgtgCCTAGTGAAAACGAAGAGGACAGAAGACTTCAAGAAATCAAAGTAAAGGAGTTGAGAG ATCAGCTGCATAAGAGGGATGAGCAGATCTTGACATTACTGGAGGAGAAAGTGAAGTTGTTCAGGGACATGTGTGACTGTGGCTTACCAGACGAGACCATCCTTCGCAACCGAATGCTCTTCAGGGCCACACCCGATGACATCACCAAAGGAGAGCCAATCATGAAAGAGGCTCTGAAGGAAG ttgAGACATTGCAGGTTCTGGTAAATGACAGTCTAGGAGCAGCGGTGCAGGATGGCGTATGTGCGGCGGGGCCCGTGACTTTGCCACGACGGGCGGAAACCTTCGGAGGCTTTGATAGTCACCAGATGAACATCTCAAAGAGTAAAG ATGGAGACAGAGAGGAGACGGAAGACTCGGCAGAGCTCCGCAGGACTGAGTCAGACAGCGTTCTAAAGAAG GCCAGCAACGCCAATCCCCTGCTACTCCTCAAGAGGAACAACGAG CAGGTTCTTCAGAGCGTCGCTCAGCTCCATGACCTGCTGAACACGTTACAG GCTGTTGTCATCCAGCAAGACACATTCATCGAGGACCAACGGCATGCCCTCAGCGAACGCCCCCTTCCCTCTTCACGCCACCCATCCGTCTCATCCCTTAACTCcatctcttcctcctcctcatcacgGCCCAGCTCACTTATTGAGCAGGAGAAACAGCGGAGCCTGGAGAAGCAGCGGCAAGAAGTGGCCAGCCTTCAAAAGCAGCAGGCCGCCCACGCCGAGGAGAGGAGGCGCAGGGAAAAAGAGTGGGAAGTGCGGGAACGGGAACTGGCCCAGAGGGAATCGCAGCTGCAGACCCAAGAGGACGAAACACAGAGAAGATGGAAGGAGCTGGAAGAGGACAAGCAAGACCTGCAGAGTAAAAAAGAAGAGTATCAGAGAGACCTGGCGCGGCTCAGAGACAGCCAGAAGAGActagagagagaacgagagcaAGTTCAGAGAGAGGCAGAGCAGATCAGACAAATGGAG GAGTTAAGGAAGAACCGGACCCCTTCCAGCATGTCTGAGGACTCTTCAAAGTTCCAGAGCACGGATTCATTGGAGCCCGACCCCTCAGAGGTGGAACTCTCCTCGTCTCCGTCTGCCAGAGACTTCCTGTCCCGCATGGACTCCAAACGCAAAGGGAAGAACCTCAATCCATTCTCCTCCAATTCAAGCCAGAAAGGCCAGAACAGCGAGGCGCAGAGCCAGATCCCCAGCCGCTTGCTACAGCTGGCCAAATCCAAGGAGAAGAaggacaagaagaagaagaagggaaAGGGGCAGCAGAGCCAGGCTGCAG ATTCTCCGAGCACTGTGGTTCCAGGCTCTACCCCGGACGGAGAGATCTTTTTCTGCTGA